The nucleotide sequence GCCCCACTGACTCATCACCGTAAACAGGACTAACGGCAGTTGATAATCATGCATGATTAATCCTCCATACCAATAATGACAATATTAGGATTACTGATGGTGTGATCAGGAACGCCATAGCGTTTTTCCAATAAAGCCCAATTTGTTGTATGTTTTTTACGTAAATCTTCAATGTCACCAAATTCGATGGCACTCGTAGGGCAAGACTCGACGCAACGTGGTTTCAAGCCTTCATCCAGTCTATCTGCGCACATGTTGCATTTACTGGTTTTGCCTTCAACGGGATCATAAACGGGGGCATTATAAGGACAGGCCATAATACACATCTGGCAACCAATGCATTTGTCATGATCTTGCACGACAATACCATCCTCGCGTTTGGTATAAGTGTCAGCTGGACAGACTTTTAGGCATTGTGGATCATCACAATGGTTACAAGACATAGTAATAAAGGCTTGT is from Proteus columbae and encodes:
- a CDS encoding 4Fe-4S dicluster domain-containing protein; translated protein: MAKKQYGFLINTKDCYGCRTCSMACKSENVTPPGVLWRRVREFNEDQPNAQAFITMSCNHCDDPQCLKVCPADTYTKREDGIVVQDHDKCIGCQMCIMACPYNAPVYDPVEGKTSKCNMCADRLDEGLKPRCVESCPTSAIEFGDIEDLRKKHTTNWALLEKRYGVPDHTISNPNIVIIGMED